One part of the Dyadobacter sp. 676 genome encodes these proteins:
- a CDS encoding MFS transporter, which produces MREQPYLAKFLSAFFIYTMGLRTVMYVATIFGATELKLPSQSLIVTVLLIQLVGIAGSYTFAWLSGKIGNIYALMIGVAVWIGICTGAYYTTEAMEFYVIACTVGMVMGGIQSLSRSTYSKLIPENIPDTASYFSFYDVTEKLAIVIGTFIYGFVEHITGSMRNSILALLVIFVIGLMLLYRIPSRKVYHFELDRNKN; this is translated from the coding sequence TTGCGTGAGCAGCCATACCTGGCGAAATTCCTGAGCGCATTCTTCATTTACACGATGGGCCTGCGCACGGTCATGTATGTGGCGACTATTTTCGGCGCTACGGAATTGAAACTTCCTTCGCAAAGTTTGATCGTGACGGTGCTGCTTATCCAGCTTGTAGGAATCGCCGGTTCGTATACATTTGCCTGGCTGTCCGGTAAAATCGGGAATATTTATGCATTGATGATCGGCGTGGCTGTATGGATAGGTATTTGTACAGGGGCCTATTACACTACCGAGGCGATGGAATTTTACGTAATCGCCTGCACGGTAGGAATGGTGATGGGCGGCATTCAGTCGCTGTCGAGGTCCACTTATTCCAAGCTTATTCCGGAAAATATCCCGGATACCGCCTCATATTTCAGCTTTTATGACGTAACGGAGAAGCTGGCGATCGTGATCGGCACATTCATTTATGGATTTGTAGAACATATCACAGGCAGCATGCGGAATAGCATTCTGGCGCTGCTCGTCATTTTTGTGATCGGGCTGATGCTGCTTTACCGCATCCCGTCCCGGAAAGTTTATCACTTTGAATTGGATCGTAATAAAAATTGA
- a CDS encoding MFS transporter, translating into MKKNIPSVINAWCMYDWANSVHALVIVSSIFPVYFSATALSASGTPDVDFFGTPIKSSVLFSYTVSVSFLITALLIPICTAIADFTGKKKRFMQFFCYTGAISCMLLYFFTKETLISAVFLFGISLVGWSGSIVFYDSYLPEIATEDRFDRYSARGFSLGYLGSVLLLLFNLSMILAPQFYGITQKSLPARISFFTVGLWWILFAQIPFYFLPSGNAGRERGGQLDFPWVRGVAESVWPVA; encoded by the coding sequence ATGAAAAAGAATATCCCCTCTGTGATCAATGCGTGGTGCATGTACGACTGGGCCAACTCGGTGCACGCATTGGTGATTGTTTCCAGCATTTTTCCGGTGTACTTCAGCGCCACGGCATTAAGTGCTTCCGGCACACCCGATGTCGATTTCTTCGGGACGCCGATAAAAAGCTCCGTGTTGTTTTCCTACACGGTTTCGGTCTCGTTCCTGATCACTGCATTGCTTATCCCGATTTGCACCGCCATTGCCGACTTTACGGGCAAGAAAAAGCGGTTTATGCAGTTCTTTTGTTACACGGGTGCGATCAGCTGCATGCTTTTGTATTTTTTTACCAAGGAAACGCTCATATCGGCCGTGTTCCTGTTCGGGATAAGCCTGGTGGGATGGAGCGGGAGTATTGTCTTTTACGATTCCTATCTGCCTGAAATAGCCACCGAAGACCGTTTCGACCGGTATAGTGCGAGGGGTTTCTCGCTGGGATACCTCGGCAGTGTGCTGCTCTTGCTTTTCAACCTGAGTATGATCCTTGCACCACAATTCTATGGTATCACCCAAAAGTCGCTGCCGGCCAGGATATCGTTTTTTACCGTGGGGCTTTGGTGGATATTGTTTGCCCAAATACCATTCTATTTCCTGCCATCGGGCAATGCGGGTAGGGAAAGGGGGGGGCAACTGGATTTTCCATGGGTTCGGGGAGTTGCGGAAAGTGTATGGCCGGTTGCGTGA
- a CDS encoding T9SS type A sorting domain-containing protein, translating into MIYYTNSYLRTFYSIFLSVWLWAAHAYAQNCQPGYVLNPVKTNNSIEWGKFPEFSLPFKIVYSGPRFGDTQSQPLKHGFSHIAAFSGPEPASLQHSQIAVLWYGVATSSGDQPWADNTLRSPWGNDTAAYRSYWDNYAGTVTGADIVCLDIERMQREDRDILALKTNARIPQSYRNLPDADFLATYKRDMRWWYTEAINRLRAKGVKATITSYSDVPIRNTWLNITTNSWQDWATNLARTHYLTQDNAGKIGGSFYQAMDFLSPSPYYYYGYDNPFGKDYLSYLLFNIEANVAWSDKPVIPFVWLRVHDSYDPNIPLITGFMAEATAIFPFFSGAKGLWVWENPFLSAERQENYAPYEHFIYGLYRLSQFRDMLEGDYQVVIPMSARDNMEQQNPVWRGIVKGGNILIAAQNPYAADDETTSITVSYQNWARNITMKGKEVFLCKFDLNDTVNGVEPSLDMVNVYPNPATRELRVSLAGVNGVTDIDFALTNTKGQIFVQQKLKAFAGNTQTVIPLPKLSAGIYFARFTTSNRTVIKKVVISQ; encoded by the coding sequence ATGATATACTATACAAACAGCTATTTAAGGACATTTTACAGCATATTTTTGAGCGTATGGCTATGGGCAGCCCATGCCTATGCCCAGAACTGCCAACCCGGTTATGTGCTAAACCCTGTCAAGACCAACAACAGCATCGAATGGGGCAAGTTCCCCGAATTTTCGCTTCCGTTCAAAATCGTTTACAGCGGCCCCCGCTTCGGCGACACGCAATCCCAGCCCCTTAAACACGGTTTCAGCCACATCGCGGCTTTCAGCGGCCCGGAGCCCGCCTCGTTACAGCACAGTCAGATCGCCGTGCTCTGGTACGGCGTGGCCACGTCGAGTGGTGACCAGCCGTGGGCCGATAATACTCTGCGCAGTCCATGGGGGAACGATACGGCGGCATACCGCAGCTATTGGGACAATTACGCGGGCACCGTTACCGGCGCCGACATCGTTTGCCTCGACATCGAACGCATGCAGCGCGAAGACCGGGATATTCTGGCGCTGAAAACCAATGCACGTATCCCGCAAAGTTACCGCAACTTGCCGGACGCCGATTTTCTGGCGACTTACAAGCGCGATATGCGCTGGTGGTATACCGAAGCGATCAACCGCCTCCGCGCGAAGGGTGTCAAAGCCACGATAACCAGTTACAGCGACGTCCCCATCCGCAATACCTGGCTCAACATTACCACAAACAGTTGGCAGGATTGGGCCACCAACCTCGCGCGTACGCATTACCTCACCCAGGACAATGCAGGCAAGATCGGCGGAAGTTTCTATCAGGCGATGGATTTCCTCTCGCCTTCTCCCTACTATTATTACGGGTATGATAATCCGTTCGGAAAAGATTACCTCTCCTATTTGCTGTTCAACATCGAAGCCAACGTCGCATGGAGCGACAAACCCGTCATTCCGTTCGTGTGGTTGCGCGTGCACGACAGTTACGATCCGAACATCCCGCTGATTACCGGGTTCATGGCCGAAGCGACGGCGATATTCCCCTTCTTTTCCGGCGCAAAAGGGCTTTGGGTTTGGGAAAATCCGTTTTTGTCCGCCGAACGGCAGGAAAATTATGCTCCCTATGAGCATTTCATTTATGGGCTCTACCGGCTGTCGCAGTTCAGGGACATGCTCGAAGGCGACTATCAAGTCGTAATCCCCATGTCGGCGCGCGACAATATGGAACAGCAAAATCCCGTATGGCGTGGCATTGTGAAGGGAGGGAATATCCTGATCGCGGCACAAAACCCTTATGCCGCCGACGACGAAACCACCTCGATTACGGTTTCCTACCAGAACTGGGCACGAAATATCACCATGAAAGGCAAGGAAGTTTTCCTCTGCAAATTCGACCTCAACGACACTGTGAACGGCGTAGAACCTTCGTTGGATATGGTGAATGTATATCCCAACCCGGCGACGCGGGAACTCCGGGTTTCACTCGCCGGTGTAAATGGCGTAACGGATATAGATTTCGCGCTGACCAATACCAAAGGCCAGATCTTCGTTCAGCAAAAACTGAAAGCATTCGCCGGCAATACCCAAACCGTCATCCCGCTTCCCAAGCTCTCCGCTGGCATATATTTTGCCCGCTTTACGACCAGCAACCGAACAGTCATTAAAAAGGTGGTGATATCGCAATAG
- a CDS encoding thioredoxin domain-containing protein — protein MNRLSQETSPYLLQHANNPVDWYPWGEEALARARKENKPILVSIGYSACHWCHVMERECFEKEPIAEIMNAYFVCIKVDREERPDVDAVYMDAVQAMGVRGGWPLNVFLLPDTKPFYGVTYLPPQNWVQLLKSINQAFHNHYDELASSAEGFVQNMVASETQKYGLVNATVQFNTHDLDLMFEQIQRHFDTKKGGMDRAPKFMMPSIYKFLLRYFDISQNPEALAQAELSLDRIALGGIYDHVGGGWARYSVDEDWFIPHFEKMLYDNAQLLSVYAEAYSLTQKPLYADRIERTIQWLSREMRSSEGGFFSALDADSEGIEGKFYIWTEQELKEALGEDFAWFSKLYNISAQGNWEHGYNHLHLTEPIEYAARTAGIWQDDFLSLYENALGKLAVKRRNRIRPGLDDKILASWNGLLIKGLTDCYRALGHEEIRELAVATGGFLAEKMTSGSRLNHSFKNGTATITGFLEDYAAVIEGYLGLYQITFEENWLEQARQLADYTLSNFFDQSEGFFHFTDAYGEALIARKKELFDNVIPSSNSIMAHNLYTLGKMLDRDDYLEVADNMLSRMTKLLLADVQWVTNWAALYCLRAVPTAEIAIVGGEADAMRKDFDRFFVPNKIVMGTSTSSTLPLLMNRTDINAKTAIYVCYDKTCQLPVTKVEEALDQLAGV, from the coding sequence ATGAACCGACTTAGTCAAGAAACCAGCCCGTACCTGCTCCAACATGCCAACAACCCCGTTGATTGGTATCCCTGGGGAGAAGAAGCACTAGCCAGGGCCAGGAAAGAAAACAAACCCATCCTGGTGAGTATAGGCTATTCGGCCTGCCACTGGTGCCATGTCATGGAACGGGAATGCTTCGAGAAAGAGCCTATCGCCGAGATAATGAATGCATATTTCGTATGCATTAAAGTCGACCGGGAAGAGCGGCCGGATGTGGACGCGGTGTATATGGATGCCGTGCAGGCTATGGGCGTACGCGGAGGATGGCCGTTGAATGTGTTCCTTTTGCCCGACACCAAACCTTTTTACGGTGTCACCTATCTTCCGCCGCAAAACTGGGTGCAGCTTTTGAAGAGCATTAACCAGGCTTTCCATAATCATTACGACGAGCTGGCCAGTTCCGCCGAAGGTTTTGTCCAGAACATGGTCGCCTCTGAAACCCAGAAATACGGCCTCGTAAATGCGACCGTCCAGTTCAACACCCATGACCTGGATCTGATGTTCGAGCAGATACAAAGGCATTTCGATACTAAAAAGGGAGGAATGGACCGGGCCCCCAAGTTCATGATGCCTTCCATTTACAAGTTCCTGCTGCGTTATTTCGACATCAGCCAGAACCCGGAGGCATTGGCCCAGGCAGAACTGTCACTGGACCGCATCGCGCTCGGAGGCATTTACGACCACGTTGGCGGTGGCTGGGCGCGGTATTCGGTCGATGAAGACTGGTTTATCCCGCATTTCGAAAAGATGCTGTACGACAATGCACAGCTGCTGAGCGTGTATGCCGAAGCTTATTCGCTAACCCAAAAGCCGCTTTACGCCGACCGCATCGAGCGAACCATCCAATGGCTTTCCCGGGAAATGCGCAGCTCGGAAGGAGGTTTCTTCTCCGCCCTGGACGCGGATAGTGAAGGCATAGAAGGCAAATTTTACATCTGGACCGAACAAGAGCTCAAAGAAGCCTTGGGGGAAGATTTCGCCTGGTTCTCAAAACTTTATAATATTTCGGCGCAAGGTAATTGGGAGCACGGCTACAACCATCTGCACCTGACCGAACCGATCGAATACGCCGCCCGTACCGCCGGCATCTGGCAGGATGACTTTTTAAGTTTGTATGAAAACGCATTGGGCAAGCTGGCGGTCAAACGTCGTAACAGAATCAGACCGGGGCTGGACGATAAAATACTGGCCTCATGGAACGGACTGCTGATCAAAGGACTGACAGACTGCTACCGCGCGCTCGGTCACGAGGAAATACGCGAACTGGCCGTCGCCACCGGCGGGTTCCTTGCCGAAAAAATGACGTCGGGAAGCCGATTGAACCATAGCTTTAAAAACGGCACTGCCACAATAACCGGCTTTCTGGAAGACTATGCGGCGGTAATCGAAGGTTACCTCGGCCTGTATCAAATCACATTCGAAGAAAACTGGTTGGAACAGGCCCGGCAACTGGCAGACTACACATTAAGCAACTTTTTCGATCAGTCGGAAGGTTTTTTCCATTTTACCGATGCCTACGGCGAGGCGCTGATTGCACGTAAGAAAGAGCTTTTCGACAATGTCATTCCATCTTCGAACTCTATAATGGCCCACAATCTGTACACGCTGGGCAAAATGCTGGATCGCGACGATTATCTTGAGGTCGCGGACAACATGCTTTCCCGGATGACGAAATTACTCCTGGCCGATGTGCAATGGGTTACCAACTGGGCTGCGTTATACTGCCTGCGCGCGGTGCCCACCGCGGAAATCGCGATCGTCGGCGGCGAGGCGGATGCCATGCGGAAAGACTTCGACCGCTTTTTTGTCCCGAACAAAATTGTAATGGGTACCAGCACCTCTTCTACCCTGCCGCTGTTGATGAACCGAACGGATATCAATGCGAAAACAGCGATTTACGTTTGTTATGACAAGACCTGCCAACTGCCCGTAACCAAGGTGGAAGAGGCGCTCGATCAGCTCGCGGGCGTTTAA
- a CDS encoding DinB family protein, which yields MKRSEVVPMPRFFDRYINLVDDIELLDGFQKYAPERIFAETEKLLGLGDRVYEPGKWTVKDILQHVIDNERIMAYRALRFSRNDKTPLPGYDEAVLAANTTASHRTVDDLMEEFRELRRSTVTLFRNMDSIMLTRPGNANNTEISPLALGFVILGHPVHHMNIIRERYFPLL from the coding sequence ATGAAAAGATCGGAAGTGGTACCTATGCCCCGGTTTTTTGACCGCTATATCAACCTCGTAGACGACATCGAACTCCTCGACGGCTTCCAAAAATATGCCCCTGAACGCATATTTGCCGAAACTGAAAAACTGCTGGGCCTGGGCGACCGCGTATATGAGCCGGGAAAATGGACGGTAAAGGATATTTTGCAGCACGTGATCGACAACGAGCGGATCATGGCTTACCGTGCGCTCCGTTTTTCCAGAAACGACAAGACGCCGCTGCCCGGCTACGACGAAGCTGTGCTGGCTGCGAATACCACTGCCAGCCACCGGACTGTCGACGATCTGATGGAAGAGTTCCGTGAGCTACGCCGGAGCACCGTCACATTGTTCCGGAATATGGACAGCATCATGCTCACCCGGCCGGGTAACGCAAATAATACCGAAATATCGCCCCTGGCATTGGGTTTTGTGATCCTCGGTCACCCGGTACACCACATGAACATCATCCGCGAACGATATTTCCCGCTGCTTTAA
- a CDS encoding DUF6265 family protein: protein MKPYTSLDECHRGVLVGLFVILCAFSQEGSFSRKDFEKLEPIIGTWVSKRTRGDIYETWNRKNAQELTGMSYALAGKDTTPLETVRLYFQGKDIVYAPVAAGQNDDKEVLFRLQAIQGNRFVFENARHDFPKRIVYDFKSADSLLAYIEGEVNGQPRRVNYPYKRIH from the coding sequence ATGAAACCTTATACTTCTCTTGATGAATGCCATAGAGGCGTTCTGGTTGGTTTGTTTGTTATTCTTTGCGCTTTCTCGCAGGAAGGCTCCTTCTCGCGAAAGGACTTCGAAAAGCTGGAACCGATCATCGGAACCTGGGTTAGTAAACGTACCCGTGGTGACATTTACGAGACCTGGAACCGAAAAAACGCACAGGAGCTCACGGGTATGAGTTATGCATTGGCCGGCAAGGATACGACCCCGCTGGAAACGGTGCGGCTTTACTTTCAGGGAAAGGACATTGTTTACGCACCCGTAGCAGCAGGGCAAAACGACGACAAGGAAGTGCTGTTCAGGCTGCAAGCTATTCAGGGTAACCGTTTCGTGTTCGAGAATGCCCGGCATGACTTTCCGAAACGTATCGTCTATGATTTCAAATCAGCCGACTCGCTTTTGGCCTACATCGAAGGCGAGGTGAACGGCCAGCCCCGCAGAGTGAATTATCCGTACAAAAGAATACATTAA
- a CDS encoding phosphatase PAP2 family protein codes for MKIKNISFRQSVARLIMPVLTVTMLWSCSKTVDEPTAGINTPSSLDERAGTWKPYVLASSGEIAVAEPKAATSAEYKAELEKLKQATDAVTPQQRDQINYWGAGAVYRWNEIARELCARYNSPPASNAEGKYPLPDAANPLKDPKFPFANPPYAARALAYLSVAQYDALIAAWNYKFKYNRKAPSKNDASVKTLLPVSDLPSYPSEDAVVAEVSVAILKAMFPSEVPFLDAKLAEHKQSRISAGMNVESDILAGSELGKAVGAKIMARAKTDKMSAANNQAQTAAMIENARKLGVTEPWVSQEFPPRPPMLPTYGFVKPWNFDSATVATLRPEAPPVIGSPAYQKDLNELLDIAKNQTREQARIASFWSDGVGSYTPPGHWHRKGAALCHENKFSEVRTARTLALLGTTMQDAGICCWDVKYYYYYPRPNQMSSKIKTSVGLPNFPSYTSGHSTFSGAAAEVLAHIFPDKKKEVDDMAAEASVSRIYGMIHYRFDCEAGLSAGHKIGGYAVARAKTDGAE; via the coding sequence ATGAAAATCAAAAATATCTCCTTCCGGCAGTCCGTCGCACGGCTGATAATGCCCGTCCTGACGGTGACAATGCTTTGGTCGTGCTCCAAAACCGTCGACGAGCCAACCGCGGGTATCAATACGCCGTCCAGCCTGGACGAAAGGGCCGGTACCTGGAAACCGTACGTCCTGGCGTCATCCGGTGAAATCGCAGTTGCCGAACCCAAAGCGGCAACGTCGGCGGAATACAAGGCCGAACTGGAAAAGTTAAAACAAGCGACCGATGCCGTTACACCGCAGCAGCGCGATCAAATCAACTACTGGGGCGCAGGTGCTGTGTACCGGTGGAATGAAATAGCACGCGAATTGTGTGCCCGCTATAACAGCCCTCCCGCCTCCAACGCAGAAGGCAAATATCCCCTACCGGACGCTGCCAACCCATTGAAAGACCCCAAATTCCCGTTCGCCAACCCGCCCTACGCGGCCCGCGCCCTGGCGTACCTGAGCGTAGCGCAGTACGACGCGCTGATAGCCGCGTGGAACTACAAATTTAAATACAACCGCAAAGCCCCTTCCAAAAACGACGCTTCGGTCAAAACGCTACTGCCCGTAAGCGATCTTCCGTCATATCCTTCTGAGGATGCGGTGGTAGCCGAAGTTTCAGTTGCCATTCTGAAAGCGATGTTCCCGAGCGAAGTGCCGTTCCTGGATGCTAAACTGGCCGAGCATAAACAAAGCAGGATTTCGGCAGGAATGAATGTCGAAAGCGATATTCTGGCCGGCTCGGAGCTGGGTAAGGCTGTTGGCGCAAAAATTATGGCGCGTGCCAAGACCGATAAAATGAGCGCCGCCAACAACCAGGCACAAACCGCCGCCATGATTGAGAATGCGCGCAAATTAGGTGTAACCGAGCCTTGGGTGAGCCAGGAATTTCCGCCTCGCCCGCCTATGCTCCCCACGTATGGCTTCGTCAAACCCTGGAATTTCGACTCTGCGACCGTCGCTACCCTTCGCCCCGAAGCACCGCCGGTTATCGGCAGCCCCGCCTATCAGAAAGACCTGAACGAATTGCTCGATATCGCTAAAAACCAGACCCGCGAACAGGCTCGCATTGCCAGCTTCTGGTCCGATGGCGTCGGCAGTTATACCCCTCCGGGCCATTGGCACAGGAAAGGCGCCGCGTTATGCCATGAAAATAAGTTCAGTGAGGTGCGTACCGCTCGCACGCTGGCATTGCTGGGCACCACCATGCAGGATGCCGGGATCTGCTGCTGGGATGTGAAATATTACTACTATTACCCACGCCCCAACCAGATGAGCAGCAAAATCAAAACGTCGGTCGGGTTGCCCAACTTCCCCTCTTACACGTCGGGCCACTCGACGTTCTCCGGCGCGGCTGCCGAGGTATTGGCCCACATCTTTCCCGATAAAAAGAAGGAAGTCGACGATATGGCCGCGGAAGCATCCGTATCCCGCATTTATGGTATGATCCACTACCGTTTCGACTGCGAAGCCGGCCTTTCTGCCGGACACAAAATCGGCGGGTATGCCGTCGCGAGGGCAAAAACTGATGGCGCGGAATAA
- a CDS encoding YdeI/OmpD-associated family protein, with protein MEELLVDKKYQLEKFPGKGGWTYVVIPDVRQDIKRKFGMVKVKGRIDDYELLGYNLMPMGGGQLFLPVKAEIRKKIGKKEGDWVTVVLYADGSGLSIPKELIDCLKDEPRAYANFQKLTESAQKEYRDWVYAAKKDETKVARIAKMIDMLVDGRRLTGDK; from the coding sequence GTGGAGGAATTGTTGGTCGATAAGAAATATCAGCTGGAAAAATTTCCCGGGAAAGGTGGTTGGACGTACGTAGTCATCCCGGACGTCCGGCAGGACATCAAGCGTAAGTTCGGCATGGTGAAGGTCAAAGGCCGTATCGACGATTATGAATTGCTCGGCTACAACCTGATGCCCATGGGCGGCGGACAGCTTTTTCTTCCGGTAAAAGCCGAGATCAGAAAAAAGATCGGGAAAAAAGAAGGCGACTGGGTGACAGTCGTGTTGTATGCCGACGGTTCGGGGCTATCTATTCCGAAAGAGCTGATCGATTGCCTCAAAGACGAGCCTCGCGCCTATGCCAACTTTCAGAAGCTTACCGAAAGCGCCCAAAAAGAATACCGAGATTGGGTTTACGCTGCCAAAAAGGACGAAACCAAAGTAGCCCGCATCGCGAAGATGATCGATATGCTCGTGGATGGGAGACGGCTGACGGGGGATAAGTAA
- a CDS encoding TfoX/Sxy family protein, with product MAYDERVTNRVREALAGHPLGAQLLVEEKSLFQGLAFMVEDKMCICVRNDVLLCRIGPDEYEAALEMNGVKPMVMNGRVAIGYVYVSPEGYASREAFDSWINKCLAFNKFAKSSKKKK from the coding sequence ATGGCCTACGACGAGCGAGTAACCAACCGGGTCCGCGAGGCCCTGGCCGGTCATCCCCTGGGCGCTCAACTCCTGGTAGAGGAAAAAAGCCTCTTCCAGGGCTTGGCTTTTATGGTCGAAGACAAAATGTGCATCTGCGTCCGTAACGACGTACTGCTATGCCGGATCGGCCCGGATGAGTACGAGGCGGCCCTGGAAATGAATGGTGTCAAGCCGATGGTCATGAACGGGCGGGTGGCAATAGGATACGTGTACGTAAGTCCGGAAGGATATGCTTCGCGGGAAGCTTTCGATTCGTGGATCAACAAATGTCTGGCTTTCAATAAATTTGCCAAGTCGTCGAAAAAGAAGAAATAG
- a CDS encoding molybdopterin cofactor-binding domain-containing protein, translating into MENIQTSRRDFLKAAGFTSLGLAIGITGFTKDASLKKVAPAVLKLEINPFIIIDTTGNITLVNPRPDMGQGSTQAVPSLLAEELEVSLEKVLIVQSDGKGKYGSQTSGGSSSVRELWMPIRKAGAAAREMLAATAAKRWNVPVSECTAEDGKIWHKASRRSLSYGELADEASKLEIPKEPKLKEPKDFKIIGKYNKRLDVPERVTGKAVYGLDVDVPGMVYAAIVHSPMIHGKVASIDDSETKKVKGVLKVLKTERTMPHRTSEAVAVVATNWWAALKGKRALKVNWDNGNYAKTVDTAGYFAATYEAAKKDGVNFEEKGDFTAKYATAKEKLESHYETPFLAHAPIEPENAVAHVKDDGSVEIWAPIQGPDWALRDVCGYLKVKPEQVKINVTLLGGAFGRKAYHDFLLEACHISKELKKPVKVIWTREDDITQGPYRPGMLSHMQGFVENGKITGFHHHAIGESIVGQVFKGLKDDEADPWLSEEISTGNNKYQFAAASKVSWTNVKTDIPVVWWRSVYASNFGWGQECFIDELAHLAKKDPLQARLEILPDERFKKVLETLAEKANWNEKLPEGSGKGIAVFKSFGSISACCITVSRKDAGVKIDKVVSVIDCGYYVNPDNVKAQTEGNIVMGITAAIKDGITFTNGICDQTNYHQFNVMRINEAPPMEIHIVDSGAVPGGVGEPGLPPVAPALGNAIFAATGKRLRKLPFDINNIA; encoded by the coding sequence TTGGAAAATATACAAACATCACGGCGCGACTTCCTGAAAGCCGCCGGTTTTACGTCGCTCGGACTGGCCATTGGCATTACAGGCTTTACGAAAGATGCGTCCCTGAAAAAGGTCGCCCCGGCGGTATTGAAGCTGGAAATCAATCCATTCATTATTATCGACACCACAGGCAATATCACGCTGGTTAACCCACGCCCGGATATGGGGCAGGGGTCGACGCAGGCGGTACCTTCGCTGCTTGCCGAGGAGCTCGAAGTGAGCCTGGAAAAAGTACTTATCGTACAAAGCGACGGTAAAGGCAAATATGGCAGCCAGACCTCGGGCGGCAGCAGCTCGGTACGGGAGCTGTGGATGCCGATCCGTAAGGCAGGAGCGGCGGCGCGTGAAATGCTGGCGGCTACCGCGGCCAAACGGTGGAATGTGCCGGTGTCGGAATGCACTGCGGAAGACGGTAAAATATGGCACAAAGCAAGTAGAAGGAGCCTTTCTTACGGAGAACTGGCGGATGAGGCGTCGAAACTCGAAATTCCGAAAGAGCCGAAACTGAAAGAACCGAAGGATTTCAAGATTATCGGGAAGTACAACAAGCGCCTGGATGTCCCTGAGCGGGTGACCGGAAAAGCTGTTTACGGGCTCGACGTGGACGTACCGGGTATGGTATATGCCGCTATCGTGCATTCACCGATGATCCACGGCAAGGTAGCGTCCATCGACGATTCGGAAACCAAAAAGGTAAAGGGCGTTTTGAAGGTATTGAAAACGGAGCGCACCATGCCGCACCGGACTTCGGAGGCCGTGGCGGTGGTTGCTACCAACTGGTGGGCCGCATTGAAAGGCAAACGGGCGCTGAAAGTCAATTGGGATAATGGCAATTATGCCAAGACGGTCGATACTGCGGGCTATTTCGCCGCCACCTACGAGGCCGCGAAGAAAGACGGAGTGAATTTTGAGGAGAAGGGCGATTTCACCGCGAAATACGCTACCGCCAAGGAAAAGTTGGAATCGCATTATGAAACGCCGTTCCTGGCGCACGCGCCTATCGAGCCCGAAAACGCGGTTGCGCACGTGAAGGACGATGGCTCGGTGGAGATATGGGCGCCCATTCAGGGACCCGACTGGGCACTACGGGACGTCTGCGGGTATTTGAAGGTAAAGCCCGAGCAGGTGAAAATCAATGTAACGTTGCTGGGCGGCGCATTCGGCCGCAAGGCGTACCACGACTTTTTGCTGGAAGCCTGCCATATTTCAAAGGAATTGAAAAAACCTGTAAAGGTGATCTGGACACGCGAAGACGATATTACCCAGGGCCCTTACCGTCCGGGAATGCTGAGTCACATGCAGGGATTTGTGGAAAACGGAAAAATTACCGGTTTTCATCATCATGCGATCGGCGAGTCGATTGTAGGGCAGGTTTTTAAAGGCCTCAAAGACGACGAAGCAGATCCATGGCTGAGCGAGGAAATCAGCACGGGAAATAACAAGTATCAATTCGCGGCGGCCTCCAAAGTCAGCTGGACGAATGTGAAAACCGATATTCCCGTGGTTTGGTGGCGTTCCGTATATGCTTCCAATTTTGGCTGGGGGCAGGAATGCTTCATCGACGAGCTGGCGCATCTGGCTAAAAAAGACCCGTTGCAGGCGCGTCTTGAAATTCTTCCCGACGAACGCTTCAAAAAAGTGCTGGAAACGCTCGCCGAAAAGGCCAACTGGAACGAGAAGCTTCCGGAAGGCAGCGGTAAAGGAATAGCGGTCTTCAAATCTTTTGGAAGTATTTCGGCTTGCTGCATCACCGTGTCCAGAAAAGATGCCGGCGTGAAGATCGACAAAGTGGTTTCGGTAATCGATTGCGGCTATTATGTGAACCCCGACAACGTAAAGGCACAAACCGAAGGTAACATCGTAATGGGTATCACCGCAGCCATCAAAGACGGTATTACGTTCACCAATGGCATTTGTGACCAGACCAACTACCATCAGTTCAACGTCATGCGTATCAACGAGGCACCGCCGATGGAAATCCACATCGTCGACAGCGGGGCTGTTCCGGGCGGAGTGGGAGAACCCGGCCTGCCGCCGGTTGCGCCTGCGTTGGGCAATGCGATATTCGCGGCAACCGGTAAGCGGCTCCGAAAGTTGCCTTTTGATATCAACAACATCGCATAA